The Gammaproteobacteria bacterium genome window below encodes:
- a CDS encoding transcriptional regulator — protein sequence MEKQKKNRTQIIPVSRMVEDIIGCKWSLSVLKAIRNELQRPGEIQRSIDGISTKVLNERFVKMMRYGILVKKVHPEVPPRVEYNLTDFGKKFVAILDQIENLQNDVS from the coding sequence ATGGAAAAGCAAAAGAAAAATAGAACTCAAATAATTCCTGTTTCTCGCATGGTTGAAGATATTATTGGATGCAAATGGTCTTTGTCTGTTCTAAAGGCAATTAGAAATGAACTGCAAAGACCAGGGGAGATACAAAGATCAATTGATGGAATTTCCACTAAAGTCCTAAATGAGCGATTTGTAAAAATGATGCGATATGGAATATTAGTTAAAAAAGTACACCCAGAAGTACCGCCTAGAGTGGAATATAATTTGACTGATTTTGGCAAAAAATTTGTTGCAATATTAGATCAAATTGAAAACTTACAAAATGACGTTTCTTAG
- a CDS encoding DUF455 family protein produces the protein MIAVFKETLACLLLAQPEQKCAAVFALQARFNEEDIDLSKSEKIESIVTPGRPNQPKLVSPREVPRRNLATEEGRIALIHAIAHIEFNAINLALDAMYRFQDMPLEYYENWMQVAFEEAQHFTMLRAHLQELDCEYGDFDAHNGLWEMALKTQNSVIARMALVPRVLEARGLDVTPGMIKRLQGHGDTATVEILKIIFEQEIGHVAIGSQWFNYACSLENKLPEETFQELLKEYMSGELRGPFEIEARKKAGFSDLELQALQNV, from the coding sequence ATGATTGCAGTATTTAAAGAAACTCTAGCCTGTTTATTGCTTGCGCAGCCCGAACAAAAATGCGCAGCGGTGTTTGCATTGCAGGCTCGCTTTAATGAAGAAGACATTGATCTTTCGAAATCCGAAAAAATAGAATCAATTGTCACTCCTGGCAGGCCTAATCAACCAAAACTTGTTTCGCCTCGTGAAGTGCCGCGCCGCAATTTGGCTACAGAAGAGGGAAGAATTGCATTAATTCATGCAATTGCACATATAGAATTTAATGCAATCAACCTGGCATTAGATGCTATGTATCGGTTTCAAGATATGCCATTGGAATATTATGAAAATTGGATGCAAGTGGCATTTGAAGAAGCGCAGCATTTCACAATGCTACGAGCGCACTTGCAAGAACTAGATTGTGAGTACGGGGATTTTGATGCGCATAATGGATTATGGGAGATGGCGCTGAAAACCCAAAACAGTGTGATTGCACGCATGGCATTAGTGCCACGTGTTTTAGAAGCGAGAGGATTGGATGTTACGCCAGGAATGATTAAACGCTTACAGGGGCATGGTGATACTGCGACGGTTGAGATTTTAAAAATTATATTTGAGCAAGAAATAGGTCATGTAGCGATTGGCAGTCAGTGGTTCAACTATGCATGTAGCTTGGAAAATAAACTGCCAGAAGAAACATTTCAAGAATTGTTAAAGGAATACATGTCTGGCGAGTTGCGTGGCCCATTTGAAATAGAAGCGCGAAAGAAAGCAGGGTTTAGTGACCTAGAATTGCAAGCACTACAAAACGTATAG
- a CDS encoding L,D-transpeptidase family protein, whose amino-acid sequence MSDSKSAEKLLPLLQQAREQYPQYVDFPTAIVSVSEQTLSLFEKDSFVCSYPVSTSRHGVGQQEGSYQTPIGVHCIKEKIGAEAEYAEIFLSRVRTNSLASIEHEAVCTEVECITSRILWLEGLEEGFNKAKNSEGHNVDSYERYIYIHGTHEEGLIGQAASIGCVRMKNADVIDLFDKLLVSSLVIIKN is encoded by the coding sequence ATGTCTGACTCTAAATCAGCTGAAAAGCTGTTGCCCTTATTGCAGCAAGCACGTGAACAATATCCTCAATATGTAGATTTTCCCACTGCAATCGTAAGTGTTAGTGAACAAACCTTGTCTCTTTTTGAAAAAGATTCGTTTGTTTGTAGCTATCCAGTTTCAACTTCACGTCATGGGGTGGGTCAACAAGAAGGATCTTATCAAACACCTATTGGTGTTCACTGTATTAAAGAAAAAATTGGTGCAGAAGCTGAGTATGCTGAAATATTTTTATCCAGAGTACGGACAAACTCATTAGCATCCATCGAACATGAAGCAGTGTGTACAGAAGTAGAATGTATAACTTCTAGAATACTTTGGTTAGAGGGTTTAGAAGAAGGTTTTAATAAAGCTAAAAACTCTGAAGGCCATAACGTAGATAGTTATGAGCGCTATATTTATATTCACGGTACACATGAAGAAGGCTTGATTGGCCAAGCTGCATCGATTGGATGTGTGCGCATGAAAAATGCAGACGTCATTGATCTTTTTGATAAATTGCTCGTATCTTCTTTGGTTATTATCAAAAATTAG
- the purF gene encoding amidophosphoribosyltransferase encodes MCGIVGVVANSAVNQDLYNALLMLQHRGQDAAGIVTYDNGRLFQRKSIGLVSDVFQSRHMERLKGNVGIGHVRYPTAGSSSSAEAQPFYVNSPFGISLAHNGNLINAVQLKKELFLEDRRHLNTDSDSEILLNVFAHELAKQESLQLRAEDVFAAVRGVHRRCKGAYAVVAMITGRGIVAFRDPNGIRPLVYGVRESKHGMEYMVASESVALDLLGYSLVRDISPGEAIFINEDGKVASEQCATDAVHTPCIFEYVYFARPDSVIEDVFVQKARMRMGQCLAKKILQDWKDHDIDVVMPIPDTSRTTAIEIAYLLGVKYREGFIKNRYIARTFIMPGQKKRKKSVRQKLNPVGLEFRGKNILLVDDSIVRGTTSREIAQMARDAGAKKVYFASASPPVRYQNIYGIDMPARSELIAFNRDVDGICKEIQADRLIYQDLDDLIWSVQQGNLRLEKFDTSVFNGDYVTGVEEGYFENLENSRNDDSKQEREKEYAGIDLHNSN; translated from the coding sequence ATGTGTGGCATAGTAGGCGTCGTTGCAAACAGCGCGGTTAATCAAGATTTATATAACGCATTATTGATGTTGCAGCATCGTGGGCAAGACGCGGCAGGAATCGTTACTTATGATAATGGTAGGCTTTTTCAGCGTAAGTCTATTGGTTTAGTGAGTGATGTATTTCAAAGCCGACATATGGAGCGCTTAAAAGGCAATGTAGGCATTGGTCATGTACGTTATCCCACCGCTGGTTCATCATCTTCTGCTGAAGCACAACCGTTTTATGTGAATTCTCCATTTGGTATTTCTTTAGCGCATAACGGTAATTTAATTAATGCCGTACAACTTAAGAAAGAACTTTTCTTAGAAGATCGTCGTCATCTTAATACCGATTCCGATTCTGAAATTTTGCTAAATGTTTTTGCACACGAGCTCGCTAAACAAGAATCATTACAACTGCGTGCAGAAGATGTATTCGCTGCAGTGCGAGGTGTGCATCGACGTTGTAAAGGTGCTTATGCAGTGGTTGCGATGATTACCGGGCGAGGCATCGTTGCGTTCCGTGATCCTAATGGAATAAGGCCACTTGTTTATGGTGTGCGTGAATCCAAACATGGCATGGAATACATGGTGGCATCGGAAAGCGTTGCGCTAGATTTACTTGGATACAGTCTAGTGCGAGATATTTCACCCGGCGAGGCTATTTTCATTAATGAAGACGGTAAAGTGGCAAGCGAACAATGCGCTACAGACGCTGTGCATACACCTTGCATATTTGAGTATGTATATTTTGCAAGACCCGATTCAGTAATTGAAGATGTTTTCGTGCAAAAAGCGCGTATGCGCATGGGTCAATGTTTAGCGAAGAAAATTCTTCAAGATTGGAAAGATCATGATATTGATGTAGTTATGCCGATACCCGATACCAGTAGAACTACAGCAATTGAAATTGCGTATTTGTTAGGTGTTAAATACCGCGAAGGGTTCATTAAGAATCGCTACATTGCACGAACATTTATCATGCCTGGGCAAAAGAAACGCAAAAAGTCAGTACGTCAAAAACTTAATCCTGTTGGCTTAGAGTTTCGGGGTAAGAATATTTTATTAGTGGATGATTCCATTGTGCGTGGTACCACATCGCGAGAAATTGCACAGATGGCAAGAGACGCAGGTGCAAAGAAAGTATATTTCGCTTCTGCTTCGCCACCCGTTCGCTACCAAAATATTTACGGCATTGATATGCCGGCTCGTAGTGAACTGATAGCATTTAATCGTGATGTAGATGGGATTTGTAAAGAAATTCAGGCAGATAGGCTCATCTATCAAGATTTAGATGACCTAATCTGGTCTGTGCAACAAGGCAATCTGCGCTTAGAAAAATTTGATACTTCGGTATTTAATGGTGATTATGTAACCGGGGTTGAAGAAGGTTATTTTGAAAACCTAGAAAATTCTCGCAATGATGATTCAAAGCAAGAGCGTGAAAAAGAGTATGCAGGGATTGATTTACATAATAGTAATTAA
- a CDS encoding CvpA family protein: MEFSWIDIGIVFILLVSVVVAIFRGFVKEAVSLVSWIAAIWLAINFSNQVALFLPASIDDATFSLSQSEIEVSKLRVGIAFVLIVIGTLIAGALLNYILSHLTKNRALRGVDRLLGGFFGIFRGTAIVVLLILAASYTNFPLSDTWKASQILPPFELVAKKVIEFMPPEFSKYFSLDEADLQASAYHY; encoded by the coding sequence ATGGAATTTTCTTGGATTGATATAGGGATTGTTTTCATCCTACTAGTCTCGGTTGTTGTTGCCATCTTCCGCGGCTTTGTGAAAGAGGCTGTGTCTTTAGTAAGTTGGATTGCAGCCATTTGGTTAGCAATAAACTTTTCAAATCAAGTCGCGTTATTTTTACCTGCAAGTATTGATGATGCCACTTTTAGTCTTTCGCAAAGTGAGATTGAGGTGAGTAAGTTGCGTGTAGGGATAGCATTTGTATTGATTGTTATCGGCACTTTAATTGCAGGTGCTTTGCTGAATTATATTCTTAGTCATTTGACAAAAAATCGTGCGTTACGAGGGGTGGATCGTCTTTTAGGAGGCTTTTTTGGTATTTTTCGTGGCACCGCTATAGTTGTATTACTTATATTAGCGGCTTCCTATACAAACTTTCCATTATCAGATACATGGAAAGCTTCACAGATTTTACCGCCTTTTGAACTGGTGGCTAAAAAAGTTATTGAGTTTATGCCGCCAGAATTCTCCAAATATTTTTCATTAGATGAAGCGGATCTACAAGCTTCAGCTTATCACTACTAA
- the folC gene encoding bifunctional tetrahydrofolate synthase/dihydrofolate synthase: protein MRFSTLQEWLVWQETLHSQKIELGLERILDVANSMDVGKPNYTAIVVAGTNGKGSIVTILESIFHHAGYRVGAYTSPHLLHYNERIRVQQQNADDSSLCNAFDKVDRARGDTSLSYFEFGTLAAMQIFAESDLDVAIYEVGLGGRLDAVNILDAEVAIVSSIGIDHVQWLGSTRELIGFEKAGVFRANRPAICGDTNPPNSLIEYAEKLGTELLLINKDYSYTKRSDDTWSFSGASVNWDGLPMPSLYGEVQIGNAATALMALVRLDSVLAVTRESVDRGLSKISLPGRFQRIPGPCEIILDVAHNLDSAKVLVNNLRELKPVQKTIAVFAVLADKDVCGIIECVGGMFDEWHISQLDSERALEKESLKKQLDNCCHDCVIYSYSSISEAYNAAKNTQDESLRIVVFGSFLTVAEVLSLEV, encoded by the coding sequence ATGAGATTTTCTACATTGCAAGAGTGGCTGGTTTGGCAAGAAACCTTGCACTCGCAAAAAATTGAGCTAGGCCTTGAGCGCATTTTAGATGTCGCTAACAGTATGGATGTAGGCAAACCTAATTATACCGCTATTGTTGTAGCAGGCACTAATGGTAAGGGTTCTATCGTAACTATTTTAGAGTCTATATTTCATCATGCTGGGTATCGTGTGGGCGCTTATACTTCGCCACACTTACTACACTACAATGAACGTATACGTGTTCAGCAGCAGAATGCAGATGATAGTTCTTTATGTAATGCTTTTGATAAAGTTGACCGCGCGCGGGGAGATACGAGTCTTAGTTATTTCGAGTTCGGCACTCTAGCAGCGATGCAAATTTTTGCTGAGTCGGACTTAGATGTAGCAATCTATGAAGTCGGGCTGGGTGGTCGTCTTGATGCAGTAAATATTCTTGATGCTGAAGTCGCGATTGTGTCGAGTATAGGAATTGATCATGTGCAATGGTTAGGTTCTACTCGAGAATTAATAGGATTTGAAAAAGCTGGAGTATTCCGAGCAAACCGACCTGCAATTTGTGGCGATACAAACCCGCCAAATAGTCTAATTGAATATGCTGAAAAACTGGGTACAGAGTTATTATTAATAAATAAAGATTACTCTTACACTAAGCGCAGCGATGATACGTGGTCGTTTAGTGGAGCAAGTGTGAACTGGGATGGTTTGCCCATGCCGAGTCTCTATGGTGAGGTGCAGATTGGAAATGCAGCAACCGCATTGATGGCATTAGTTCGACTTGATAGTGTCTTAGCCGTTACTCGGGAAAGCGTAGATCGAGGTTTAAGTAAAATTAGTCTTCCTGGGCGTTTCCAACGTATTCCAGGACCTTGTGAAATCATTCTAGATGTAGCGCATAATTTGGACAGTGCAAAGGTATTGGTTAATAACCTACGGGAACTGAAGCCTGTACAGAAAACCATCGCAGTTTTTGCAGTGTTAGCAGATAAAGATGTCTGCGGTATTATAGAGTGTGTAGGAGGGATGTTTGATGAGTGGCATATTTCTCAGTTAGATTCTGAACGAGCGCTTGAGAAAGAAAGTCTGAAAAAGCAGCTTGATAACTGTTGCCACGATTGCGTCATATATTCTTATTCCTCTATATCAGAGGCCTATAATGCTGCTAAAAACACGCAAGATGAATCATTGCGCATTGTGGTATTTGGATCTTTTTTAACAGTAGCAGAAGTACTGAGCCTAGAAGTATAA